The proteins below come from a single Chrysoperla carnea chromosome 1, inChrCarn1.1, whole genome shotgun sequence genomic window:
- the LOC123304904 gene encoding pre-mRNA-splicing factor 18 has product MDILKAEILKKKRLLEENKLIDEKRKYFKRGDLVAKEEQEYREKYGNTISVTSLKDTKTSKDGNQTEDNNEQTVLARAEVIRRLRDRCEPILLFGETELEAFRRLRKCEILEPEMNKGFRNDFQEAMEKVDQAFLDELLESSARESHSNVDDDGNSSKSTSEQFTKDRDDKEDPDLTYDGILEMAKSMGRGNRNLDMKVIMMFLQFLLRMWGDKLNNRSASEKSSTRGKMAGATYTQTQVYLKPLLRKLKTTSLPEDISDSLTDIVRHLLDRNYLQASDAYLQMAIGNAPWPIGVTMVGIHARTGREKIFSKNVAHVMNDETQRKYIQALKRLMTKCQEYFPTDPSRCVEYAAFDNKQQNI; this is encoded by the exons atggatattttaaaagcagaaattttgaaaaagaaaagacttttagaagaaaataaattaatc GATGAAAagcgaaaatattttaagcgaGGTGATCTTGTAGCTAAAGAAGAACAAGAATATCGTGAAAAATATGGAAACACAATATCCGTAACATCATTAAAAGATACAAAAACATCTAAAGATGGCAACCAAACAGAAGATAATAATGAACAAACAGTATTAGCCAGGGCAGAAGTAATCCGTCGGTTACGGGATCGATGCGaaccaatattattatttggagAAACAGAGTTAGAAGCTTTTAGGCGATTACGGAAATGTGAAATATTAGAACCAGAAATGAATAAA ggTTTTCGAAATGATTTTCAAGAAGCTATGGAAAAGGTTGATCAAGCATTTTTGGATGAATTACTTGAATCAAGCGCACGTGAATCACATTCGAATGTTGATGACGATGGAAATTCATCCAAATCTACATCAGAACAGTTTACCAAAGATCGTGATGATAAAGAAGATCCTGATTTAACTTATGATGGTATTTTGGAAATGGCCAAATCAATGGGACGCGGTAATCGTAATTTAGACATGAAAGTGATTATGATGTTTTTACAA TTTTTATTAAGGATGTGGGGTGATAAATTGAATAATCGTTCAGCAAGTGAGAAAAGCTCAACTCGTGGTAAAATGGCTGGTGCAACATATACACAAACTCAAGTTTATTTGAAGcctttattaagaaaattgaaaacaaccTCTTTACCGGAAGATATTTCCGATAGTTTAACAGATATCGTACGGCATTTATTAGATCGAAATTATTTACAG GCAAGTGATGCATATTTACAAATGGCAATTGGTAATGCCCCTTGGCCAATCGGTGTTACTATGGTAGGTATTCATGCACGTACTGGACGTGAgaagattttttcgaaaaatgtggCACATGTAATGAACGACGAGACACAACGTAAATATATTCAAGCATTAAAACGATTAATGACCAAATGCCAAGAATATTTTCCAACTGATCCATCTCGATGTGTTGAATACGCCGCATTTgataataaacaacaaaatatttaa